Proteins encoded within one genomic window of Paenarthrobacter sp. JL.01a:
- a CDS encoding acyl carrier protein — translation MASNEEILAGLAEIVNEETGLATEAVELDKSFTEDLDIDSISMMTIVVNAEEKFGVRIPDEEVKNLKTVGDAVSFIANAQA, via the coding sequence ATGGCTAGCAACGAAGAGATCCTGGCCGGCCTGGCTGAAATCGTCAACGAAGAGACCGGCCTTGCCACCGAAGCCGTCGAGCTCGACAAGTCCTTCACCGAGGACCTGGACATCGACTCCATCTCCATGATGACCATCGTCGTCAACGCTGAAGAGAAGTTCGGCGTCCGCATCCCCGACGAAGAGGTCAAGAACCTCAAGACCGTCGGCGACGCCGTCAGCTTCATCGCGAACGCTCAGGCCTAG
- a CDS encoding beta-ketoacyl-[acyl-carrier-protein] synthase family protein: MARKVVITGLGATTPIGGDVPTMWQNALKGVSGARTLEDEWVAKYDLPVHFAARCSTPALDVLSRVEAKRMDPSTQFGVIAAREAWSDAGIGEIDHDRLAVAFATGIGGVWTLLDAWDTLRDKGPRRVLPMTVPMLMPNGVAAAVSLDLGARAGAHTPVSACASGTEALHLGLDLIRSGKADVVVCGGAEAAIHPMPLAAFSSMQALSRRNDEPERASRPYDTDRDGFVMGEGAGALVLEAEEHAIARGARIYAELAGTSVTADAYHITAPDPEGLGATRALKAAMFDGRIQAEDVVHVNAHATSTPVGDKPEYTALRAALGTHVDNVAVSATKSQMGHLLGASGAVEAVLTVLAVYERKAPVTINLENQDPEIPLDVVTSVRDLPAGDIVALSNSFGFGGHNAVIAVRNV; this comes from the coding sequence ATGGCACGCAAAGTAGTCATAACCGGCTTGGGGGCCACCACTCCCATCGGCGGCGACGTACCCACAATGTGGCAGAACGCGCTGAAAGGGGTCTCCGGCGCCCGTACCCTCGAAGATGAGTGGGTCGCCAAGTACGACCTCCCCGTCCACTTTGCTGCCAGGTGCTCCACGCCTGCCCTGGATGTCCTGAGCCGGGTTGAGGCCAAGCGGATGGACCCGTCCACGCAGTTTGGCGTCATCGCCGCCCGCGAAGCATGGTCCGACGCCGGAATCGGGGAGATCGACCACGACCGCCTGGCCGTGGCTTTTGCTACCGGAATCGGCGGCGTCTGGACTCTCCTGGATGCCTGGGACACCCTCCGAGACAAGGGCCCGCGCCGGGTCCTGCCCATGACCGTCCCCATGCTCATGCCCAACGGCGTAGCAGCTGCCGTCAGCCTCGACCTCGGAGCACGCGCCGGTGCCCACACGCCGGTTTCCGCTTGCGCATCCGGAACTGAAGCCCTTCACCTTGGATTGGACCTGATCCGGTCCGGCAAGGCGGACGTAGTGGTATGTGGTGGCGCCGAAGCGGCTATCCACCCGATGCCCTTGGCCGCTTTCTCTTCCATGCAGGCTCTGTCCCGCCGCAATGACGAGCCCGAGCGCGCCTCCCGCCCGTACGACACCGACCGTGACGGCTTCGTCATGGGTGAAGGTGCCGGCGCCTTGGTCCTGGAGGCCGAGGAACACGCCATCGCACGCGGCGCCCGTATCTACGCGGAACTCGCCGGAACATCGGTGACGGCGGATGCCTACCACATCACCGCCCCGGACCCCGAGGGCCTGGGTGCCACCAGGGCCCTGAAGGCCGCAATGTTCGATGGCCGGATCCAGGCCGAGGACGTTGTGCACGTCAACGCGCACGCCACCTCAACCCCGGTAGGCGACAAGCCCGAGTACACAGCCCTCCGCGCTGCCCTGGGAACCCACGTGGACAACGTCGCGGTCTCCGCAACGAAGTCTCAGATGGGCCACCTCCTGGGTGCTTCAGGCGCCGTTGAGGCCGTGCTCACGGTGCTCGCCGTCTATGAACGCAAGGCTCCGGTCACCATCAACCTCGAGAACCAGGATCCCGAGATCCCCCTCGACGTCGTAACCTCCGTCCGCGACCTTCCGGCCGGAGACATCGTAGCGCTGAGCAACTCGTTCGGTTTCGGTGGACACAACGCAGTCATTGCAGTGCGAAACGTCTGA